Genomic window (Vicinamibacterales bacterium):
TTCCACGCTGATCTCGGCCATGGTTTGGAGCGTCCGCAACTGCAGCGCCACCGGATGCTGCGAGATGATATCCGCCGCTTCACCAAGCTTGACCGCCGCCTGAAACTCTCCTTCGGCCGCCACAATCTTTGCGCGTCGCTCGCGTTCGGCCTCAGCCTCTTTGGCCATGGCGCGCTGCATGTTGTCTGGAAGCGTGATGTCCTTGATTTCAACGGCCGTCACTTGAGCGCCCCACGGCTCGGTATGCCCGTCAATGACATCCTTGATCTTCGCGTTGATAGCCAGCGTCTGTGAAAGGAGCTGATCGAGGCTGAACTGCCCCACGACATTCCGCACGGTCGTCTGGCTGATCTGGTTGATAGCGGCGTTCACAT
Coding sequences:
- a CDS encoding SPFH domain-containing protein; protein product: MVDPTKSVLAIENVNAAINQISQTTVRNVVGQFSLDQLLSQTLAINAKIKDVIDGHTEPWGAQVTAVEIKDITLPDNMQRAMAKEAEAERERRAKIVAAEGEFQAAVKLGEAADIISQHPVALQLRTLQTMAEISVEKNSTIIFPAQFMTTVQEAIKMIRGDGAA